TTTAGACGACAGAATAGAACAATTTCCATAAATATTTTTATTCTTCCTTCATGTTGAGTGAGATACGAGAAAAACATCTCGATTAGACAGGAGACTCTTCGCTTTGCTCAGAGTAGACGGGGATTCTTTACTATTATCCGTCATGTTGAGTGAGGTACGAACGAAACATCTCCTAAGTTTAATGAGAAGATACTTTATTTTAATTTCTGCTATTTTGTTGGAGATTCTTCGTTACATTGCATTTCTCTCAGAGTGACGCGTTATATTCTTATTCGTCTATACTGAGCGAGGCACGAACGAAGTATCTTGTTATGGAACTTGGAGACTCTTCATTTCATTCAGAGTAGACGGAATAAAGTAAGGGATCCTTCGCGTTGCTCAGAGTGACGGGGGTTCTTTACAGTTATCCGTCATGTTGAGCGATAGCGAAACATCTATTTACTTAATTGAAGTATGTTTTATTGCAGAGTCTCTGCTATTTTGTTGGAGATTCTTCGTTACATTGCATTTCTCTCAGAGTGACGCGTTATATTCTTATTCGTCTATACTGAGTGAGGTACGAACGAAGTATCTTGTTATGGAACTTGGAGACTCTTCATTTCATTCAGAGTAGACGGAATAAAGTAAGGGATCCTTCGCGTTGCTCAGGATGACGGAAAGAAAAAAGGAGGAGCAAATGCTCCTCCTCTTCATTATGGGTAAAATTCAAACAAGCTTACAAATGTTGTCGTACAACAGTCGTGCTTATAATATCACTCCAATGACCTACAATGCCATCGTCTTGTCTATAAATAGCTTTATACTGCCAGTGTTCTGCTTTCTCGGGTAAAGCGTGTTTGTCTATATAATTAGGTTTAGTATCTATGTTCAGTAAAACAAAATCTTCATTGTGTGGTCGTTTTACCCAAATTTCTATTGCATCCATACCACTTTTTGTCCAAACAATTTCTGGTTGTCCGCCTTTGCTTAATTTTATTTTAAGCGTTGGCTTAATGGTATCTATATTGGGTTTTGCTTTTTTAGGTATGGTAGATTCGATGCCTAAGTCTAAACCATCAGCAACCGTATAACTGATATTGCTTTTTATACGATTAACCAATGATTTTACTCTAAGCATAAAGCCAGCCGTGGTGGCAGGCGGTGCTGTACCTAAGTTGGGTGTTGTTGCAATGCTACCTACAGTAGCACCAGCCAATAAACCATCTTTTAATTCTTTTAAGAACTTTTTCTGTTTTTTGTTGTACTCGGTATAAGCCATAGTTGCTTGTAATTGATAAGCAAAATGGTTAACGCTTTTGGTAACATCTGCAATTTCTGCTGGTGTAATAACATATTTACTAGCATGAGCTGGTAATTTTGTTGCGAAATTTCTGAGCCAAGCTTCCAATGCTTCATCGGTTCTTGGTAAATAATTTAATGCCATAATTCTGATTTTTTAAAAATTAAAAATATTTATTGTAGGGTATAACGCAAAAGACATGCTTAATTGTTTGTTGCCATAATTATTTAATAGATTTTAATATTTTAAGTACTTATTTAGTCTGTTTTTATTAAAAAGTGTTAGCATATAAAACAAATGTTCAATGTGCTATATATGCTTCTTTTATTTAAACCAACAAAGACAAATTTGTAAAGTTCGAATATTTATTATACCTTAGTATAAAATCATTTATTATGGAAACAAAATACGGCTTTATTAAAATGACACTTCCTGAGTTTAAACGATGGATAAAAGAACAAAATGTTGCAAGACATATTTTATATCTTCAAGAACATCATACTTGGGTGCCAAGTTACGCCCACTTTACTGGAGATAATCATTTTGAAAGACAACTTGCTATGAAAAACAGTCATAGAGACAGAGGTTTTTCAAATATTGCACAGCATTTTACCATTTTTCCTGATGGTACTATTTTAACAGGTAGAAGCTTAGAAGATAATCCAGCTGGAATTTCAGGCAAGAATAGCAATGCCATTTGTATTGAAAATCTTGGAGATTTTGATATAGGTGAAGACAATATGACCACTGAACAAAAGCGTTCTATTATTGAAGTAAGTGCTGCACTTTGTAAACGATTTAATATACCTGTAAATACTGATAGAATCTTATATCACACTTGGTTTGCTTCAAAATCTTGTCCAGGCACTAACTTTTTTGGTGGAAATACTAAAAGACACTGTGAGCAAAATTTATTGCCTTTAATACTACAGGTGTATAATTTAAATGAAGAAGGTAACCATTTAACTGATAAATTTGAATATGGTATTGTAACAGCCAATACTTTAAATGTAAGAACAGGTATAAGTACTCGCTTTGATATTGCATATACTACAAGTTATGGTTCGGTAATTAGGATATGGGAAAAAAGAGACGGTTGGTATAAAATATCAAAATCTAAAGAAGAATGGGTTTATGGCAGATATGTTGATATTATAAAAGCTGCTGTTGTAAATACTGATGTGCTTAATGTGCGTTCAGGACCATCAGTCAATTATACCAAATTAGATAAGGTACTTAAAGGCGATATGGTCTTTATTTTTGAAGCAATAAATGATTGGGCTAAGATTGCTATTGATGAAAAATGGGTATCTATGAAATACTTAGATTTAGCATAATTTCTTATTGAATTTGCTTACTTTTTTAATAAGAAAAGAGTATAGTTTCTATGAGTTATACCTAAAAAGACTTTATTTTAGTAATGAAATATGGGCAGAGCATGATGTCAGCTAAGCATGGATGTTTGCCGAGTTGGAGATGCCTGCCTACCGAGCAGGTAGATTTCGTTATCGCTCAACATGACACATTGCCTGTTGGGCAGAGCATGATGTCAGCTCGGCACAAGTGTTTGCTGAGTTGGAGATGCCTGCCTACCGAGCAGGTAGATTTCGTTATCACTCAACATGACGGTTTGCCTGTTGGGCAGAGCATGATGTCAGCTCGGCACAAGTGTTTGCCCAGTTGGAGATGCCTGCCTACCGAGCAGGTAGATTTCGTTATCGCTCAACATGACTCATTGCCTGTTGGGCAGAGTATAATGCCAGCTCGGCACAAGTGTTTGCCCAGTTGGAGATGCCTGCCTACCGAGCAGGTAGATTTCGTTATCGCTTAACATGACGGTTTGCCTGTTGGGCAGAGCATGATGTCAGCTCGGCACAAGTATTTGCCCTGTTGGAAATGCCTGCCTACCGAGCAGGTAGATTTCGCTATCACTCAACATGACGGTTTGCCCATTGGGCAGAAGACTGTATCATCCTAAAAAAGTTTACAGTTTGAATATACTCCTTAAATTAATTTTATCCACATTTTTTATTTTTTGGGAACTAATATTTTTTCAAATTGGTTATTCTATAAATATCTTTAAACTATGAATATAATTAACGAATTTTGGTCGCACTTAGTCATATTTGAGAAAATATTATTTGTAATAGCAATTATTGCTACATTATTATTTCTATTGCAAACCATAATGATTTTTCTTGGAGGCGATATAGATGATGCTAGTGCATTTGGTGACGCTGATGAAGCAATTGGACACGATGATGGTGTTGACTCGCAATATCTTACATTAAAGAACCTAATTGCATTCTTTACTATGTTTGGTTGGATTGGCTTAGCATGTTTTAAAAACGGAATGTCTTATTTACCAACCATTATAATTGCATCAATAGCTGGTGTTACAATGGTTGCAATAATGATGTTTTTATTCAAATCTATCTCCAAACTAAAATACGATGGTACATTAAAACTAGACAAAGCCATTGGTAAAAAAGGAACTGTATACTTAACTATTCCTGCTAACAATAATGGATTAGGAAAAATTAATATCAAAATAAATAATGCGTTACTAGAACTTGATGCCATAACCAACGATAAAAAAGATATTGCCAATGGCACGCTAGTAGAAGTTATAGAAATTGTAGGTAACAACACCTTATTAGTATCAAAAATCAACTAAATAATTTTATATGGGAACATTTATTTTAATTGCAATTGTACTTGCTGTACTATTTGTATTTTCACTCACCTTTGCACTCTTTAAAAGATATAAAAGGTGTCCTTCTGACAGAATTCTAGTCGTATACGGAAAAGTAGGTAACAATAACGACAATACTACGCTCACCTCAAGATGTATTCATGGTGGTGCTGCTTTTGTGTGGCCAATCATTCAAGACTACGCTTTTATGGACTTAACACCAATGTCTATCGAAGTAAATTTGGTCAATGCATTGAGTAAACAAAATATTAGAGTTGATGTACCTTCAAAATTTACAGTAGGTATTTCTACAGAACCTGGTGTTATGGACAATGCTGCTGAAAGGTTATTAGGTCTTGGAAGAAAAGATATTCACGATTTAGCAAACGATATTATACTTGGTCAAATGCGTTTAGTGGTTGCCATGATGGATATTGAAGAAATCAACAACAACAGAGATAAATTTTTATCTAATGTTGCTAGTAATGTAGAAGCAGAATTGAAGAAAATAGGTTTAAAACTTATTAATGTCAATGTTACAGATATAAAAGATGAGAGTGGATATATTGAAGCATTAGGAAAGGAAGCAGCTGCAAAAGCTATTAACGAAGCTAAAAAGAGTGTGGCTGAACAAGAAAAATTTGGTGAAATTGGTAAAGCAGAAGCAGAAAGAGAAAGAGACACGCAAATTGAAATCACACAGAAAAATAGAGATGTACAAATTGCAGAAACTCAGAGAGACAGAGATTCGCAAATTGCAGTAGCTACTAAAGACAAAGAAATTTTAATTGCAGAAGCTAAAAGAGATGAATCTATTGGTAAGTATGAAGCAGACAGAGATACCAGAATTAAAGTATCTGATGCTAATGCAAAAGCAGTAGAAGGTGAAAACTTAGCCAAAATAGAAATTGCAAAATCAGATGCAGAAAGAAGAGAAAGAGAAGCAGAATCATTAAAGAGAGCCATTGCAGCAGAAAAAGTACAACAAGCAAAAGCATTAGAAGAGGCCTATAAAGCAGAAGAAAATGCAGAAAAAGCTAGAGCAGAAAGAGAAAGAGCAGAGCAACACGCCTCTATTGTAGTATCAGCAGAAATTGCTAAGCAAAAAGCCATTATTGAAGCACAAGCAGAAGCAGAGAAAATTAGAGAGCAAGCCAAAGGTCAAGCCGATGCTATTTATGCTAAACTAGAAGCAGAAGCTCGTGGTATGTATGAAATCTTAACCAAGCAAGCCGAAGGTTTAGATATGATTGTGAAATCTGCCAACAACAATCCAAAAGATGCCGTATTATTATTAATAGCAGACAAATTACCTGAGTTGGTTAAACTACAATCTGAAGCAATTAAAAATATTAAAATTGATAAAGTTACAGTTTGGGACAATGGCAATGGTGCAGAAAATGGTAAAACAGCAACTTCTAATTTCCTATCAGGAATTTATAAATCAGTTCCACCATTACAAGATATTTTTAATGTAGCAGGTATGGATTTACCAAACTATTTAGGTAGTGAAAAACAAGAAAAACCAACTACCAATAAAGAAAACAAAACAAAAAGCAATAATAAAAGCAACGACGACATAGAAGAAATAAAACCAGAGTAATTTGTAGCTAACAAAATTATTACACCAAAAGACCTATTATATTTTTTTAATAGGTCTTTTTTATTTATATTACATTGAAACAATATATAAATATTAAAAAACATATTATGATAGAGCAATTAGAAACATTTAAAGGAAACACATTAGCTATTGAAGTAATTGATGGTTTTAGTGAAACTGATGAAAAGTTAGCACAAAAATTATTTCAAGAAAAATTAGACCAAGGATTTACTCAAGTACATGTATTGATTAAGCTAGACGAAATGAAAATGAGTCATTCTAGCGTAAAAGCATTTATGGAAGACATATTTTGGTCATTACGACATTATAAACAAATGGGACATCTTGCTCTAGTAGCACATTCTAAAATATTAAAAGCATTAGTACCTATTGATAATTTGTTCTTCGAAAGAGCAAGTAAAGGCAGACACGAACGCTATTTCGATATTTCTCAAATGCATGAAGCCATAGCTTTTGTTCAACCAACAGAAAGTATTGAATAAAACTGTTCTTAAATTTTTACTAAAAAAATGTTTTATCTAACATAATTGAAAAAATATACTTATTTTTAATTGAATAAATTTAAGTCTTATGAAATCATTTCTTATTTTCCTAATTATTGTTATAGGCGTATCTTCTTGTAATAAAGACAATAACAATCCAACAAATACAATAGACAATAAAATAAAGTCTATTTTTATTGACAATGAAATAAGCCCTTTTATAACTGATACACTTTTTTTCCATTATGACGCCACAGACGGTTGGTTAGATTCTATAACTATTGGTAATGAAAGCTATATTACAATTAATAGACCAATAAATAATATTATAAATATATTAGTAACTTTCGCTTATGAAGGTGGTGTTCAAAGTACTCCAATACAAGTGTATATTAATGCTAATAACACCGTAGATAAAATTACATATTACGACTCAATTTATAATGAATACAAAGTTCTATCTAAATACATCAGTACAAATAATCAATTAGATACTTTATATTCTATACAATATAATGTTGCTTATATTTCTTTTTATCAATCAATTATGTATGATTTTAATTATGATGATAATGCCTCAATGATTAATTATGTTAATAAACATACTGATAATCCTTTAATTCCAAACAATGAATTTTATGATACTGCTAGATTAACCTATACCAACATAATTCAAAACTCAATAGATTATAATTTAATGCTGTCTTTTGTAGATTTGTTCGGAAGTGTTACTTATAACAATAATCCATACATGAATTTACCATTTGTATTAAGTTTAAATGGCTATTATACTTTTAGTATTAGTAAATATTTGGTTGAATCAACCTACTCATTTAATACAACATCAAATTTAAATGCAAGTTATTCTTATCAATTTAATAATAATAATTTTATATCTAACATTAATTCTGTAATTAACAATGGAATTAATGATGTCAATGTATTTATAGATATTGACTATTTCTAAAGTTTATTATTATTTCTTATAAATTGTACCATAAATCCAATCAAAAATTGGATAAGAAATATTAAAGTTATACTTAGTCATCAGTGTTGTATCATGATGCGTATGATGTAATTTTTTTAATCGTTTTACTAATGGAATTTTTAGTAAAAAATGGTTTTCTGGTAAGTGATAGCAAAAATGTAAAAACTCATAATTAAAATAGTAAGCAATAATGGTTGCCATAAAAATTAATGCAGCATTCGTATTCCACAACCAAAATATCAATAGACTAACAGGCAATACAAAACATACAAAAAAGAAAATCAACAACACAGGTGGAAACAAAACAGCTTTAAAATCTTTTGTACTATCAAACGACATATTATCGTAAGTAAAAAAGTGGTGGTGTTGCATCGTGTGTCGTTCAAAAACTTTACTCAATAATTTTGTTTGATGATGCATTGGTCCTTTATGTCCAATATATTCTATCCAATTAATATATATAAATGTAAAAGGTATAATTAATAATTCTTTCCATGTTGTTTGATGAATATTCAGCACACAAAAAACAATTACAGCAACACACCAAAATACTACAAACAAAACATGAGCATAGCCATTGTAATTTTTACCAATAAAATTTTGCCTATACTGATTTCTATATTGCTCTACTGCTTTCATATTAAATCCAAATTACATATTTTTTTGACAAACACAGCATCTTATTATATATAGTATAAAAACAAGGTATAAAAAGCACATACTAAAGCAGTTTGGCTTTGAAGCATTTTCAGCAATAGAGGTAAATGTCTCGAAATTGCATTGCGAGGAACGAGCAATAGGCATGTAGAGACAAATTTATCATCGGTTTGCTTTACCAAAATAAAAAAATAGAGTAAAGCAAAATTGCCTTAAATGCTTCTTGACTTTTTTGTTTCTTTTTGTGTCAAGGCAAAAAGAAAAAATAATAATGAACACAATATCTTTTTCATGAACTTATTAGTCGGTTAAAGTATAGCTAAACATTAAAACAAAATGAGATACTTCCCAAATTACATAATAGTAGATTTTTTTGTATTAAAATTGTAATTTCCAATTTATATACTTAAAATTTTATCTTTGTAAAAAAGAATCCATTGAAAAAAAGATATACTATAACTGCTGCTTTGCCTTATGCTAATGGACCATTACACATAGGTCATTTAGCTGGTGCTTATATTGCAGCCGACATTTATGCTCGATTTTTGCGTCTACAAAATCATGATGTCTGTTTTGTGTCTGGTAGTGATGAACATGGTGCGGCTATTACCATTAAAGCCATGAGAGAAAACACTACACCACAAGCCATTGTAGATAAATACCATCATATTATCAAAAAATCATTCGAAGATTTTGGGATTGAATTTGACATCTATCACAGAACAACTGCACCAATTCATTACGATACTTCTCAAGAATTCTTTTTAGAATTATTAGATAAAAATGCATTTGAAGTAATTGAATCAGAACAATACTATGATGAAACTGCTCATCAATTTTTAGCTGATAGATATATTATTGGTACTTGTCCAAATTGTGGTAACGAAAATGCCTATGGCGACCAATGCGAAAAATGTGGAAGCAGTTTAAGTCCAACAGAACTCATCCGTCCAAAGTCAACCATTAGTGGCGATACACCTATTCTTAAAAAAACCAAACACTGGTATTTAAAACTCAATGAACAAGAAGCTTGGTTAAAACAATGGCTCAACAATGAAGATAAAAAAGATTGGAAAGCTCATGTATTAGGTCAGTGCAACGCTTGGTTAGATAACGGTTTACAACCAAGAGCTATGACACGCGATTTAGATTGGGGAATTCCTGTGCCTTTGGAAGATGCTAAAAACAAGGTGTTGTATGTTTGGCTCGATGCACCAATTGGCTACATTTCTGCTACAAAAGATTGGGCAAATGCTAATGGTAAAGACTGGAAAGATTATTGGCAAAACGACAAAACAGAATTGGTACATTTTATAGGAAAAGATAATATTGTTTTTCATTGTATCATTTTTCCATCTATTTTACATACTACAGACAACTATATTGTACCAACTAATGTTCCTGCTAATGCTTTTATGAATTTAGAAGGCAATAAAATTTCTACTTCAAAAAATTGGGCAGTTTGGTTACATGAATACTTAGAAGAGTTTCCAAACAAGCAAGATGAACTACGCTATGTGTTGATTGCCAATATGCCAGAAAATAAAGACAGCGAATTTACTTGGCAAGATTTTCAAGATAAAGTAAACAATGAATTGGTAGCAACTTACGGAAACTTTGTTAATAGAATTATAAGTTTAATTAATAAGTATTACGATGGTAATATCGATTATCAATTACAAAAATCTATGGCAGAGAATGATAGTATTTTGAAAACAACGATTGATGCTACATTAAAAAATATTGAAAATTATATATTAAAATTCAAATTTAAAGATGCTTTAAACGAACTGATGAGTTTTGCAAGAGAAGGCAATAAGTTTTTAGCAGAAACAGAACCTTGGAAATTGTATACAAAAAATCCAGATAAAACCAAAGATATTTTAAGCATTGGATTAGATTGGGTGTATGCTCTTGGAGTTTTATCTCAACCATTGTTGCCTTTTACTGCTAAGAAAATTTTTGCTTTACTCAACACAGAAATTCCTAATAATTTAGATTGTTATCACTATACAATAAAAAATAATAAAATTAATAAAGCTACGCTCCTTTTTGAAAAAATTGAAGACAGTCAGATTGAGTTTCAAATTGAAAAATTAAAAAATACATTAGCTACAACTGAAATCAATACAGTTGCTCCACCAAAAGAAAATATTGCTTACGAAGATTTTGATAAATTAGATATTAGAACTGGAAAAATAGTAAGTGCCAAAAAAGTAGAAAAAGCAGACAAATTATTAGAGCTATTAGTTGATGTTGGTTTTGAACAAAGAACCATTGTTTCTGGTATTGCTGAACATT
Above is a genomic segment from Chitinophagales bacterium containing:
- a CDS encoding flotillin family protein; protein product: MGTFILIAIVLAVLFVFSLTFALFKRYKRCPSDRILVVYGKVGNNNDNTTLTSRCIHGGAAFVWPIIQDYAFMDLTPMSIEVNLVNALSKQNIRVDVPSKFTVGISTEPGVMDNAAERLLGLGRKDIHDLANDIILGQMRLVVAMMDIEEINNNRDKFLSNVASNVEAELKKIGLKLINVNVTDIKDESGYIEALGKEAAAKAINEAKKSVAEQEKFGEIGKAEAERERDTQIEITQKNRDVQIAETQRDRDSQIAVATKDKEILIAEAKRDESIGKYEADRDTRIKVSDANAKAVEGENLAKIEIAKSDAERREREAESLKRAIAAEKVQQAKALEEAYKAEENAEKARAERERAEQHASIVVSAEIAKQKAIIEAQAEAEKIREQAKGQADAIYAKLEAEARGMYEILTKQAEGLDMIVKSANNNPKDAVLLLIADKLPELVKLQSEAIKNIKIDKVTVWDNGNGAENGKTATSNFLSGIYKSVPPLQDIFNVAGMDLPNYLGSEKQEKPTTNKENKTKSNNKSNDDIEEIKPE
- a CDS encoding SH3 domain-containing protein, which encodes METKYGFIKMTLPEFKRWIKEQNVARHILYLQEHHTWVPSYAHFTGDNHFERQLAMKNSHRDRGFSNIAQHFTIFPDGTILTGRSLEDNPAGISGKNSNAICIENLGDFDIGEDNMTTEQKRSIIEVSAALCKRFNIPVNTDRILYHTWFASKSCPGTNFFGGNTKRHCEQNLLPLILQVYNLNEEGNHLTDKFEYGIVTANTLNVRTGISTRFDIAYTTSYGSVIRIWEKRDGWYKISKSKEEWVYGRYVDIIKAAVVNTDVLNVRSGPSVNYTKLDKVLKGDMVFIFEAINDWAKIAIDEKWVSMKYLDLA
- the metG gene encoding methionine--tRNA ligase, producing the protein MKKRYTITAALPYANGPLHIGHLAGAYIAADIYARFLRLQNHDVCFVSGSDEHGAAITIKAMRENTTPQAIVDKYHHIIKKSFEDFGIEFDIYHRTTAPIHYDTSQEFFLELLDKNAFEVIESEQYYDETAHQFLADRYIIGTCPNCGNENAYGDQCEKCGSSLSPTELIRPKSTISGDTPILKKTKHWYLKLNEQEAWLKQWLNNEDKKDWKAHVLGQCNAWLDNGLQPRAMTRDLDWGIPVPLEDAKNKVLYVWLDAPIGYISATKDWANANGKDWKDYWQNDKTELVHFIGKDNIVFHCIIFPSILHTTDNYIVPTNVPANAFMNLEGNKISTSKNWAVWLHEYLEEFPNKQDELRYVLIANMPENKDSEFTWQDFQDKVNNELVATYGNFVNRIISLINKYYDGNIDYQLQKSMAENDSILKTTIDATLKNIENYILKFKFKDALNELMSFAREGNKFLAETEPWKLYTKNPDKTKDILSIGLDWVYALGVLSQPLLPFTAKKIFALLNTEIPNNLDCYHYTIKNNKINKATLLFEKIEDSQIEFQIEKLKNTLATTEINTVAPPKENIAYEDFDKLDIRTGKIVSAKKVEKADKLLELLVDVGFEQRTIVSGIAEHFSADEIVGQEVAVLVNLAPKKLRGIMSNGMILMAEDENGKLVFVNAKNISSGNIIR
- a CDS encoding NfeD family protein; this translates as MNIINEFWSHLVIFEKILFVIAIIATLLFLLQTIMIFLGGDIDDASAFGDADEAIGHDDGVDSQYLTLKNLIAFFTMFGWIGLACFKNGMSYLPTIIIASIAGVTMVAIMMFLFKSISKLKYDGTLKLDKAIGKKGTVYLTIPANNNGLGKINIKINNALLELDAITNDKKDIANGTLVEVIEIVGNNTLLVSKIN
- a CDS encoding fatty acid hydroxylase family protein, encoding MKAVEQYRNQYRQNFIGKNYNGYAHVLFVVFWCVAVIVFCVLNIHQTTWKELLIIPFTFIYINWIEYIGHKGPMHHQTKLLSKVFERHTMQHHHFFTYDNMSFDSTKDFKAVLFPPVLLIFFFVCFVLPVSLLIFWLWNTNAALIFMATIIAYYFNYEFLHFCYHLPENHFLLKIPLVKRLKKLHHTHHDTTLMTKYNFNISYPIFDWIYGTIYKK
- a CDS encoding STAS/SEC14 domain-containing protein, encoding MIEQLETFKGNTLAIEVIDGFSETDEKLAQKLFQEKLDQGFTQVHVLIKLDEMKMSHSSVKAFMEDIFWSLRHYKQMGHLALVAHSKILKALVPIDNLFFERASKGRHERYFDISQMHEAIAFVQPTESIE